A stretch of Candidatus Binatia bacterium DNA encodes these proteins:
- a CDS encoding flagellar export protein FliJ produces MARGFRSALLPLLERRKRIEDERRRDLALCRRALDESDRSLEGLNAERVRCSHAADLRLRDAYLCRLDAEEASLRGRRRELHAAWEGARDALVAANREHRVVEKLHERRLRAFQIEAARREEAELDDADARRRERALRERVAYAAAEGAAR; encoded by the coding sequence ATGGCGCGCGGATTTCGCTCCGCTCTCTTGCCGCTGCTCGAGCGGCGCAAGCGTATCGAGGATGAGAGGCGCCGCGATCTCGCGCTCTGCCGCCGCGCCCTCGACGAATCCGATCGGTCTCTCGAAGGCTTGAACGCCGAGCGCGTTCGATGCTCGCACGCCGCCGATCTGCGGCTACGCGACGCCTACCTCTGCCGGCTCGATGCGGAAGAAGCGTCGCTGCGCGGCCGCCGGCGCGAGCTTCACGCGGCGTGGGAGGGCGCTCGAGACGCCCTCGTTGCCGCGAACCGCGAGCATCGCGTCGTCGAAAAGCTGCACGAGCGCCGGCTCCGCGCATTCCAGATCGAAGCGGCCCGGCGCGAAGAGGCCGAGCTCGACGATGCCGACGCCCGACGGCGCGAGCGTGCCCTGCGCGAAAGAGTCGCGTACGCTGCGGCCGAAGGAGCGGCTCGGTGA
- a CDS encoding flagellar FlbD family protein: protein MITLTRLNGQPLMLNCDLIESVESNGETIVTLTTGNAVVVRERLDEIEARVVAYKRKIQCP, encoded by the coding sequence GTGATCACGCTGACGCGACTCAACGGCCAGCCGCTGATGCTCAACTGCGATCTGATCGAATCGGTCGAGAGCAACGGCGAGACGATCGTAACGCTGACGACCGGTAACGCCGTCGTCGTTCGCGAGCGGCTCGACGAGATCGAGGCGAGGGTCGTCGCGTACAAGCGCAAGATTCAATGCCCCTGA
- a CDS encoding flagellar biosynthetic protein FliO has translation MPLTFWAGYVGKLAIAGLVLCALYLLARRVRAMPLFRAPGRRVELIESAALSPHAALHVVRADARCYLIGTGGATMLAEMRGAELDVKVSELADLVPGALHEVDLAIQAQR, from the coding sequence ATGCCCCTGACGTTCTGGGCCGGTTACGTCGGGAAACTTGCGATCGCCGGGCTCGTTCTTTGCGCGCTCTACCTGCTCGCGCGCCGGGTGCGAGCGATGCCCCTCTTTCGCGCGCCGGGGCGGCGCGTCGAGCTGATCGAGTCGGCCGCGCTATCGCCGCACGCCGCGCTGCACGTCGTGCGCGCGGATGCTCGTTGTTATCTGATCGGGACCGGCGGAGCGACGATGCTCGCCGAGATGCGGGGCGCGGAGCTAGACGTTAAAGTATCGGAACTGGCCGATCTTGTTCCCGGCGCTCTCCACGAAGTAGATCTGGCTATCCAAGCCCAGCGTTAG